A stretch of DNA from uncultured Methanobrevibacter sp.:
TTCAGAAAAAATTTTATATTCAGAATCAAAAGAATAATTAAAAATTTTAAATTTGTTATCCTCATCTAATAAATTCCACAACTCTTCTTCAGAAAATATATTACATGATGTTTTTTTAAAAACGCTTAAAAATTCATCTATATTATTTAAAAGAGAATTATCCTTTATCAATAAAGTCTTAATAAATATTAGACCTACTTTTAAACACTTGTGTTTATTAATATCTATTTCATCAAATAAGTCTTCAATTTGATTAAATAGTAATTCTAAAATAGATTTAAAAAACTTAGAATCTGTTCTATTAAAAAATTCTAAAGCATATTCTTCAATTTGAGTTTCATTTTTATCTCCTAAGTAATAAGGATCTTCCAAAATATGTGTTTCAATCAAATTTTTAACATATGTGTAAGAATACAACGGTGGTTTTGATAAAACATCGTTTATAATAAAATATAAAGAGGCTAAAACATCATTTTTAGAAGGTTCTTCAAAATTAGGATGGGCATAATTATTTCTAGACTCTCTAACTGAATTCAGTTGTGAATATTCTAGATCGTTTATTAAATCATATTTTTTACATAAAGCTAATAAGCCTGCTTCATTCTTATTTTGCATATAATTTCTTAAATCTTGTTTTAAGCGATTGTTTCCATCAGATAAGTCATTAAGTCTTTCTATTAACGATTCAGCACATAAAACCCATATCATTACTGAAGCGGACCTATATGCTTCAATTTCTATACATCTGATAATTTCATCAAATAAAATCTTATCTTCTTCATTATAAATTTCAAATCTCCAATTTTGATAATCATCAAACTCAATAGTCATTTTCCCACCAAAATTCAAATTGATAAATTTGTAAAAAATTAATTAATTTTTCATGTTCAGTTTTTAACAACTCTAAAGTTTTACATTATTAATTCGCCACCTGCCAAAACACTAAACTAAATATTCTGTTCAATTTTTGATATAAAAACTGTTGTATTAAAAAGTATATTCAAATATGTTTTAAGATATATTTAAAATATGATACCAAATTCCACTAATTTGTCTAGATACCCATTCCATCAAAAAAATAGCCATTTAAATACTGATTTGTAAATTTGAAACGACCCTAATTTAAAACTAATTTTAAAAAAATATTACTTACCAATTGCTCTAACAAAAATTGTTTACATATAAATTAAAATAATTATAATAAAGTAAAAAAGGATGAATAAAAACTCAATTAAATCCTATTATTTTAATAAAATATATAAAAATGTGAATTGAAATAAAATGGAACAGTTTTTAGTGAAGATATTAAAAAATTAAAAAAATGATATCATGAATAATAAAAAGAAAAATCCTAAGATGTTAAAAATAGTTTATTTTGATGAAATTTCTGCTGCAGACTATCTAATAATAAAAAATGAAGGAATTAGTGAAGAAATTGAACAACAACTCAAATCTAAAGACCATGAAAGAAGTCTAGATATAGATGGAAATTTATGGGCAAAACTTCCATTATTATTGTTAGGTATTGGTGGTGGTATTAAAGGTGAGGGAAGAATCAAATTCGAAAACAATGAAAGTAATATAATAAAAAAAACAATTTCAAACTCACTATTAACTGATTTTCTCAAAGAAATTGATGAAGATGAAAATATTAAAGAGTTTAAAGGATTTATAGTTAAGCCTCAACCAAATTCAATGACATTTATTAAAATGTTTACACCCTATTTAAAAATGCTTACAACTGAATTCGAAATTGAGGGAACCTCTTTAAACTTTGCAAACATAGATGATGCATTTGAAGATGGAAAAGGATATTACGAGATGATTGCAAGAAAAAAAGATGAAAAAATGATTTATAGATTTAATATCAATTCATTTAGAAACAATTATACGATTGCTGATTTAACAAAAATGAATTTAACTTATTTCGGAATAAAAGTAGGGGAAATTGAAGAAGGAAGCTTAGACATAACCAATGAACTAAATATTAATGAAAACTCCTACAATGTCCAGTTAGAAGATATTGAAGAATCTAAATTTGGAGGAAAATCCATACCGATTCTACAAATTTATGATATAATTTTAGCAGGGGTGGGTGAAGATGGAAATTAATATTTTTAATGGTCCTAAAAAAGAATTTGAAAATATTATTCCTTCTAAAAAAATTACATTACATGAATTCGTATCAAAATATGACACGAAAAAAAATACAGTTCATGTAAAAACCGACCCTGAGAAAGAATACTACGAAGATAATGAAAAAGAACATATTGAATGTTTAGTTGCATTTTCAGAGAATTATGCAGGGATAACTGAAAGTGCAGTACAAACATTTAATAATATATTAAATGAATGTGAAATAGAAAAAATTTATCTGCAAAATCCTCCTAAAAGCATTATAAAATTACTTGAAGAAAATTATAAAAATATTGAATATGAAAACCATGAATATTCCACATTGACCAAAATAGATTTCTTAAAAATTAATGATGACTTTGATAAAAGAATAATAGGTCAAGAAAAAGCAAAAAGAAAAATATTAGTTGCATTATACCCACTTATCAAAAAATATAATAAAGGGAAGCCAATTACTCTAATGTTTTATGGTAATTCTGGTGTAGGAAAAACTGAAACGGCAAAATTTATTAGCGATATATTAGGTGAAAAATTGTTTAGAAAACAATTTTCAATGTTTCAAAATATGAAATTTAGTGAATACTTATTTGGAGGAAGCCATATGCAATCATCCTTTGCAAAAGATTTGCTTGAAAGGGAATCAAATATCATTTTACTTGATGAGTTTGATAAAGCAGCTAATTTGTTTCATGAAGCATTTTATCAATTATTTGATGAAGCAATTTTTGAAGACAACAATTATCAAGTAAAATTAGAAGATTCTATAATCATATGTACATCTAACTACAAAAATATAGAGGAAATACGAAAAAATATTGGAGACCCTTTGTTTTACAGATTTGATAGTATAATAAAATTTGAGGATTTGTCTACAGAATCAATAGAAAGAATAATAGAAAATGTTGTAAATAACAAATATGAAAAATTAGATTTGGATGATAAAAAATTAATAAATAAAACAGAAATAACTAACTTGTTCAAAATTAATGCTTATAAAATACGTAATTCAAGACAGATATCTAATTTAATTGAAGAAAAAATTAATTCTGATATAATCGATTCTTTTATTAAAAATGAAAAAAATGAAAGTTAACTAATTAAACTGATATCTCTATTTGAAAAATCCAAAGTACCCTAACTACTTTTTAGAGAGTTTTATGATAAGAATGCTGAGAGGTATATGAACAAGAAGGTAAACTATGAAAAATGATAATAATGAACTTTTAAACGGCATTAAACAATATAATTTTAATTTTATTAAAAATTATCCTGAAAAATTAGAAACAGAAATCAAAGATATTGAATCAAAAGCTATGAATTTACTTATGATAGATGGTGTGTTCATAACATTAATTATTACAATTGTTTTTTCATCAACCCCCATTTTGATAGATAAAATTCCAAGATTAGCATTGCAAATACTAATTTTTTTAGTTATATGTTATACATTACATTTTATTACGGTTGCAATATTTTCCATTAAATGTTTTAGAGTAAAAAAATACGATTATTTCGATTCAGTTATACTTAAAAATAAAAATCAACTCCCTGAACATATACAGGATTTATCTGAATCAACTATGGAAAAATCTGAATTTAAAATTGCATTAGATATTATTGAAAAGAATAAAATTTCATTAGTAAAAAAACAAGGTTTTGTTGATATAGCATTAAATTCCTTTTTTATTGGAGTTATAATTCTTTCAGTAATATTAATCTTTTGTACAGCTTTTATTTTCACATTTTAATAATTCTTTAAAAATTGTTTTAAATTATTTTGATTTTATATACTCCATTTTAGAGAATATAATTCTATATACTCTTTAGTAGCAAAAATTTTATTATACTTTAAAAACAACTTAAAAAAGAAATGATGTAGAATCAATTTTCATCAAAACCATCAATTCCCAAACCTTTTTCTATTCTTTTTATTTTCTTTTCTTTAAATTGAGATATTATTTTTAAAAAATTAGGATTATTAATAGTATAAAATAGGGTATGTTGAGGTGAAGTACGTTTCATTAAAATTTCTAATTCATTTAACTCATGATCAATATTTAAATATTTTTGGGTAGCAGATATTCTTTTATTAAGAATATTCTGTAAATCATCATATTCACAGCGAGTAGTACTAGAATTTTTTCTACAAAAAATATCAGTTTTTTTATAATCTCTACTATCTTTCATAGGCAAAAATGGAATATTTTCGGGAGTGTATTCTATAGTAATAATTTTGAATGATTTATTTCGTATATCCCCCCACAATTCCTTATCATCAAAATCAATTGGATGAACTTCATAATCTAAATTATATGGCAAATATCTGGATAATTTTTTCTTTAAATCTGTGGAATCACTACTGTCATCAAGACCAATTGGAGTTAAACCATTATCTCCTTCTTTAATACCTAAACATATGACCCCTCCAGATGTATTCGCAATCCCCAAGATATGTTTTGCCAATATATGCTCATCTATCTCTTGTTCTTTAAATTCTAAATCATCATATTCCCCAGTTAAATTATTTAATGCTATTTTAAAAGTTTCTCTATTTGGATCATCAAATAATTTAGCAAATTTTTCTTTTAATCCTTTTTCATCCATTGTAACCACTTCCAATAATTTTATTCTATTGTTTCTTCAATTACAAACCACTTGCTTCAATTACAAATAGTATACATGACCCAGTAATATTTATAGCATATCTTGCCAAATAATCTTCAACAACCTTTTCTTCACCACCGTCACCATGCCCTCCAAAATTATTTCTTACAGGGAGAATTCCACTTTGCAATAAACTATTTAAACTAGTAAACTCTGATTTCATCTCTTGAGGAACTATCTCATTATCAAAGCAAATATTAATAAGTTTGCTACATCTATCTGTTTCATTATATTCCCATCCTTTTTTATCACAGATAATTTTTAAAGTACTTTCAAAAGCCCTTAATAATTTTACTATACAATTTTTGTTATCTCCATTTTGATATTCCTTAATTGCATCAACAAAGTCAACATTTACATTCTCAAACAAATCATTGTAAGTTAAATTAATTGTTGGTTCAATAATTTCTGTAAAAGTAATTTCAGAATCTTTTCTAATTATTTGACAATTTACAATTTCATATCCCATTGAAGATTCTTTAAAACAGGTATTTATAGATTTTTGAACCTCCTCTATAAATTCATTAATCTCTTCCTCCTCATATCCATCCTTCAACATTTGATCAATCTGATACCTTATTGCCAATTCCACCATATCAAATATCAAATTAAAATTATAATTAGGTTTAGTCAATGCTTCTTCTAATGCTTCCTTATCATAATCTCCTAAGGCATATCTTGAACTTAAACTAAGTTTACCATATTTCCTACATAACAATTCATGAATTTTCGCATAATGAGGGTCATAATCGTATAAAATATCTTTAAGAATAAAATAAAATTGAACTCTCAATTTTCTAGGAAGTTCATCAAAAATAACCACTTCATCAACACTTTTAGGTTTATTTCTATCAGAATATAAATTAGAAATCATATTTAACCTCAATCAACTTTTTTATAAACAAACTGTCCACCATCTCTAATTTTATCTACAATTCTCAAATCAACCAGTTCCCTTAAATCCTTGCTTGCAGTATTTCTTACAACACCAAACATATCAATATATCCTTTTATGGTAATCTCTCCAACATCATTTAATCTTAAGAACTGTTTTTGACGCTCATTTAAACCTCTTTGACTTTCATTGGATCTGAATATTACCTTGAAAAACCCTTCTGATTCTATGAATTCAGGCTCTTCTAAATTATTTAATCTCATAGCGTCTTTCATGCGTTTTATGCCTGTACCTACATGTTCCATATATGTTGTTTTAGCAAATATATTGCATATTGTTTCATTCCTGTGAATAGGATCATTATCTTCTAAATCATTAACAGTCAATGGATATACTAAACGCCCAGGGCTTTTTATTTCAATTCGATCATTGTAAATATAAAATGTTATTGGAGCTGTTGAAATTGTATAATCTCTATGTGCCAAGGCATTTACAAGTGCTTCACGTATTGCTTCTAAAGGGTATTCTTGAATGGTTTCTCTTTTAAATCCTTCTATTTGAGACATTCGAGTTATGGTTTTATTAAAGAATAACTCTGCTTCTTTTAATAATTTTAAAAATGACATGTTGAATTCTGCCTTATCAAATGTCTTAACACCTTCATCATCAAAGAATCGGACCATCTTCACTTGATGTGATAAATTAAATTTAGAAATGTCTTTTGCAAAAAATAAAGCTCCTGCAGTATTTAATCTGAATTCCCCATCCACATATTCTCCTGCACGTATTGTGGATAAGACTTTGGTCAATCCTTTTTCATCCCTAATTTGTTCTATTGGCTCATAATCCAAGACATTAAAGAATAGATTTAAAGCATCTAAATCAACATCATCACAAGAGGAATTTAATAGAATTTCAGAATCAAAAGCCCTATAATTTCTTAAATTTTTAGCAATAAAATCACCTAAACTTTCT
This window harbors:
- a CDS encoding DUF6414 family protein, translating into MNNKKKNPKMLKIVYFDEISAADYLIIKNEGISEEIEQQLKSKDHERSLDIDGNLWAKLPLLLLGIGGGIKGEGRIKFENNESNIIKKTISNSLLTDFLKEIDEDENIKEFKGFIVKPQPNSMTFIKMFTPYLKMLTTEFEIEGTSLNFANIDDAFEDGKGYYEMIARKKDEKMIYRFNINSFRNNYTIADLTKMNLTYFGIKVGEIEEGSLDITNELNINENSYNVQLEDIEESKFGGKSIPILQIYDIILAGVGEDGN
- a CDS encoding AAA family ATPase; amino-acid sequence: MEINIFNGPKKEFENIIPSKKITLHEFVSKYDTKKNTVHVKTDPEKEYYEDNEKEHIECLVAFSENYAGITESAVQTFNNILNECEIEKIYLQNPPKSIIKLLEENYKNIEYENHEYSTLTKIDFLKINDDFDKRIIGQEKAKRKILVALYPLIKKYNKGKPITLMFYGNSGVGKTETAKFISDILGEKLFRKQFSMFQNMKFSEYLFGGSHMQSSFAKDLLERESNIILLDEFDKAANLFHEAFYQLFDEAIFEDNNYQVKLEDSIIICTSNYKNIEEIRKNIGDPLFYRFDSIIKFEDLSTESIERIIENVVNNKYEKLDLDDKKLINKTEITNLFKINAYKIRNSRQISNLIEEKINSDIIDSFIKNEKNES
- a CDS encoding helix-turn-helix domain-containing protein, which codes for MDEKGLKEKFAKLFDDPNRETFKIALNNLTGEYDDLEFKEQEIDEHILAKHILGIANTSGGVICLGIKEGDNGLTPIGLDDSSDSTDLKKKLSRYLPYNLDYEVHPIDFDDKELWGDIRNKSFKIITIEYTPENIPFLPMKDSRDYKKTDIFCRKNSSTTRCEYDDLQNILNKRISATQKYLNIDHELNELEILMKRTSPQHTLFYTINNPNFLKIISQFKEKKIKRIEKGLGIDGFDEN
- a CDS encoding STM4504/CBY_0614 family protein, which gives rise to MISNLYSDRNKPKSVDEVVIFDELPRKLRVQFYFILKDILYDYDPHYAKIHELLCRKYGKLSLSSRYALGDYDKEALEEALTKPNYNFNLIFDMVELAIRYQIDQMLKDGYEEEEINEFIEEVQKSINTCFKESSMGYEIVNCQIIRKDSEITFTEIIEPTINLTYNDLFENVNVDFVDAIKEYQNGDNKNCIVKLLRAFESTLKIICDKKGWEYNETDRCSKLINICFDNEIVPQEMKSEFTSLNSLLQSGILPVRNNFGGHGDGGEEKVVEDYLARYAINITGSCILFVIEASGL
- a CDS encoding ATP-binding protein: MKYKIFISSVRKEFEKERKFIKQEIENDYILNRFFDVFLFEELSSSGNSPKEVYSEEAINSDIYIGLIGSDYGSVLESGISPTELEYDLYNKTHNDALIYIKDVKFRDAETKKFIEKVSNHSYTRFNNRYELMDAIKESLGDFIAKNLRNYRAFDSEILLNSSCDDVDLDALNLFFNVLDYEPIEQIRDEKGLTKVLSTIRAGEYVDGEFRLNTAGALFFAKDISKFNLSHQVKMVRFFDDEGVKTFDKAEFNMSFLKLLKEAELFFNKTITRMSQIEGFKRETIQEYPLEAIREALVNALAHRDYTISTAPITFYIYNDRIEIKSPGRLVYPLTVNDLEDNDPIHRNETICNIFAKTTYMEHVGTGIKRMKDAMRLNNLEEPEFIESEGFFKVIFRSNESQRGLNERQKQFLRLNDVGEITIKGYIDMFGVVRNTASKDLRELVDLRIVDKIRDGGQFVYKKVD